Below is a genomic region from Primulina eburnea isolate SZY01 chromosome 9, ASM2296580v1, whole genome shotgun sequence.
AAGCACATCAACACTATCTTCTTCCCTTCCAACAAGAAAACATATTTGTACATTGAATGCAAAGCGAGCACAGCTAAATTCAACAAAAGGTGCAATAAGACAACATTCATTTCTTATTCATGTtcacaaaataatatttatctTTCTATAATCCTTTGCAGCCTAAAAGtgtttttcaaaattaaaaaatgcATTTTATTATGAGTTTCTGCATGTTGGTTATATTTTCCATCGTTTAGAGCTAAAATTTGCTGAAAAATACTTTCAACATCACACTAAGTAATTCTAGTATATTCCACCTGGCTTACAAAGGATCATCAACAAACACCGGAAAGAGGACAGTCAATTTCGCCTTCTTTTTCTATTGCTCGCAGCAACTTAAATAAGTGCACAGACACAAATCAACATTCTGCTTGAATGCCTGCTAAGCCTGATACTAGAAATTTTGAACCATCATCTTGTTTATCTTATTTTTACCACAGAAGACTTTTGGGGATTTACGACAAACAATATGATAGCGAGATGGATATGTAACTGAAATACACTGATCAGAGAAAAGTAATAATATTCAGATACATTATAGAGTTGATGAAGTAAATAGCTGTAAAAAACCACCTCTTCAAAATTATGGAAACCAGCCATTCGCCCAGGCATCCTCTTTGCGATTTTCCGCAAGTAGGGCGAACTAAGCCACGCAAGGGGCAATCCCCTTGCAtaaatgttttgaaattttatgtgtaatttttccaaaaattcAACCTGGATCGCACCCATCATTGAATTACGAAGAGCGCGAACGGCGGACGGTTTAAAATCAGCCATAGATGAATCCATCACGAGAACTAAATTAGGGCCAATCATTTCATTCTTCCAAGACTACCTGCAGCGGCGCccataaatcaaaatcaaaataaattaaatacataaaaaatcaaaattgacCCCAATTTATTCATCCCCGTCTCTGTTTTGAGGCAATAAATTGTTGGCAAAAAAAATACAAACTTCACAAAATCTCAAGCTTTCTTAAAAATATTTAGTGATCAAAagggtaaaaataaaaaagaacgtGAAAAAGATCACCTCTACGCCGCCGCCATGGACATTCGCGTTTGAGGAAGCAACTGCCCTTCGGGGACACCTAGGGCTACTCTTACACAGAACGCCTGCATGCTGACACGTGTTACAAttagaaaaataattatttaattcttttTTTAATACCTggtgaaaatatttatattttttttaattatttgatatttgatttgatttagattaattttgaattaaataaacTTAATTGTACATATTTCAGTTTGGCACTTCGTATTTTTGTCTGTTTAGTTCTGAAAAatctaatattatattttattttaaattgaaaaatattaggaattttatcaaagaataATACATAAGTGTCTCTTGTGAgaaggtctcacgaatctttatttgtgaggcGGGTCAGCGCtattgatattcaaaataaaaaataatatttttagcataaaaataatgattcgtctcacaaaatatgacagcgagaccgtctcacacaagtttttgtcataataTAATAATAGAATTATTGCTCAGAATGATGAGAAAATAAATATGATATAATGATTCTATTTCTTAATGTGAAAATTGAGGTTAAAATgcaatttttaaaaatcattaaaatgatAGTAAACAAATTTTGCCACATTTGCACCATATTTTGTTCACTAATAGTAAAGTAAATTTTTTCCTTTcgaaaaacaaattaaatataGGTGTACAtcatattataataaaaaaaattatattttaaattcaagtacttgatattattaaaaataaacgATTCATTCAAATAATAAAAGTAGGAAAATGTAGCTAAGAGGGAGAAAATACTACcgatgaaataaatatttgggGACTGAATCTGATAAACACCCAAAAATAAGGTTTCAtaaattaactaatttattTTGTCACATTACATACAAAAgctcatatttatatataaccGATATCACAAAAAGTCACAGTTGGCTCGTCAGACATCGACTCTAAAAAGAATATGCTAACGGGTATCGTTTTTCAATCACCTAATTTTGAAAAAACAGAAGACATAAATTATGTTACAATTTTACGCACACCACACAACAAATGCCGGCTGCAAAATGATTTATTGGCTCTGTGTTGGTCTTGGGATGTGCTTATGAATAGAATTTGTATGTCTTTGCTTGGATTATGATCTGCCGTAGCCCACCAATTGGCGCCACAATCATCAATACAACACCAAGAACTATGCAAATCTGAAATCAATTGTATCCCAAAATCAGAAAAGACCATCAGCTTAATAATACATGCCAAGCAAACAAATATCAAGAAAAGTGAATAGAGAGTTCAGCTCAAAACTAACCCAATTAGTAAACCAAGACAGGCTGAACTTCCTTGGCTTGTAAATTGCTAGCCACATGATGCAGGGGATCTGAAACACGGTGTAAGTTTTCGTGTTACCCACTCGAAGGTGGAAAACAGATGAGAATTATGTAAAGGAACTGAGAATTTGCTTACGAAGTATGTGGTCGGTGCGAAAGCGAAGCCTCCGAAAAACGAAAGAAGCCCACCAAAGAATGGGAAGGTGATTCCAACAAACATTGTTAGCGCTGAAATCAAGAGAAGCAACCAATTTTTTAAATGGGTTCGTTCGAAGTTGCACAACATTTACTGGATATAGCACAAACTTACCGACGTATATGTTTCTTGTGATGAAACGCAAGTACCAAGTTGGCCTGAATCTTAGCTTCTTCACTAGTGCAGTTTCTATCATGTCGAAAACGGGCATCGCATAGACCTGCATCAATCCAAGTCACTCAGAATTTCGAACTAACTAAATAGGGAAGATGATAAGAGGAAATGACTGATCACCTGGTAACTTCCGATAACATGAATCACAACAAACATGTTGGCCATTGCAATGAGCCACACAGGTTTCTCCAAAGAGATAAGAATATTGTCCTCTATCTTGTTCCCATACATCCAGTATCCGATAAGGGCGACAGGAAATAACAAAGGGCGACGACGATGTAAGCGACGAGCACTCCCCTCCACATAGGTTTCTTTGAAGGCTTCTCAGGTGTAGAAGGAATGGTGGCCTGAATTTCCAACACAACATTGTGACCCGCATAGGCGAAAGCTACGTCTCCCAAGGCAGCGAAGAAGTTCAACACAGTACCAGCTGTTGACTTGGCTTTGTAGCCATATTGTACATCAGGTTGCTTACCCTTGTCAACCGCAGCTCCCCAAGCAATTGTAGAGTAACTGTAGGACATAGAAATGATCGAATTAGGATTGTGCACGAAATACCATAACTTTTCAAATGTACGTATTATTGAGATTAATTTGTTGATTGAGGATAAAGAATCTTCTCAcacacctcaaggacatgaCTGCTGCTGCCAGAGAAACACCGGAAATGGAATTGAAATTGGGAAAATGAGAGAGCACAAAGTGGGCAGAGGCGAATATCATGATAAAGTAAGTAAGCTTGATATCTTTGCAATCTTGGCAGACCAAATCATGGAATTTCTTGAGCGATTTCCCTCCAGTAACCATGTAAACTATGTCCACTCCAACCTCGACAATCAACTGTTGAGGAACCACAATCCAGAGACCGAGCTTCTCGCCAAAAGCATGCTGTCCCAGTTCATGGTATCTGTCAAAACGTTTCCCAGGAACCATTTCGTGCATTTCGACCATCTGCCATAGAGTGTACAGAGTGACTATCCAAGATATCACCAACACTGTTACTCCAGGACCCCTGAAAATTATGCATACAACAAGTGAAATCTCCAATGTTTCTtctcaaattttttaatttgatcgAGTAATTGGTTTTATTTTGTACCATCCTAGATTGGACATGGCGTAAGGGAGACCAAGGACTCCAGCTCCGACCATGGCGGTAACATTGTGGAAGGCGGAGTACCACCATTTTGCGTTTCTTGAAGAGGTGATTGGAAGCCATGCATCTATTGCCTTCTCTTCTTCAGTTCTACGGTCCACCTGTGTGATATTGAAGTTGTATAGCTACCATTAGCTACAATTTTTGTTAAAACGGCAAACGCCCGTTCTTACGGAtactaattttttattaaaaacacacacacaaactaCTCCGACCACAATTATGTTTTAACCCAATGTTCCTATGGCAACATTACTACAACATAACCCCAAAATAATTACACTTTAGAAATAACCAAAATAACCCAACTCAAAAGAGTCATTCTAATTAATTATAAGCATTCTTAGAAAAAAAAAGTCACCTAAATTTCCTTAAACTTAACGTCAATTCTTGGTCATTTGTACATATATTAACCAACTTAAcctcaaaaaatattataacagaACGAtcgtaataaaaaaaaatcgattatACAAGTACATAACGTGTACAGAAAGCCGCACTAgctattatatattatatacggAGACTTACATGGTTGGAGTATTGGTTGTGGATATCAGCAGGAGCTTCGGTTCCCATGGAGCAAGTAATCAATCAATGTAAACCCACAAATTCTGAGAGGATTGAATTTAAACTACATACAGAATATGCTGAAGCTCTAGCCAGATTTTTATAACAAATCCAAGCCGACATTTTTCTTTGACTTCATAAAATCAAACGTGGACTTTGACAAAtaatatacatttaaaaaataaaattggtaaCTAAGATCTGTCTTATGTTCCTATCCTGCTATAGAAATTTCGTCCAAACTTTTCTTGcatgcacacacacacatcGTGTCGAAGTTTCTTACGATTTGGTTTGTACGAATATACGATTTCGGGTCGGTTTATGTTACACTTCGAATAGTATTTCTCCCGTGTTTTAATGTTATATATTCAACTGATCATCtgaattcaaatttaaaatatgtcATGAGACCCACAAAACGATCTATCGAACGTAAGAGGAGTGTTACTCTAAATGTTACCTAGATGATTGCTCTGATTCAATGTTCCACAATTTGGTTCAACTTTTGAAAATTCAACTATCTTCTTAAAGCAACTTTCCAGGAATAGCATAACGCGGCAATGTGTGAAGATAAAGTGTCAGATGTATTTCAAGGAAGTTTAATAATAATGGAAGATATTTTTAGTTTTAATTATTGAGTCAATTaatagaaaaagaaaatgtaATTTGATtcaatttaatataatttttaaggaAAGAATTTTGATATTCTGCTCTAATCGAAAATATTAATGTGGCAAACGTACGTGCTACTTTTGTAATTGAATTTATTGGTCAAACTGAGGCTAAGAAATTATACGTCAGTGGGACTCTTTGTTTGCACTCAACTTGCTTGGTTGCTTCTCCAAAGTGGTTTTTGCGTACACATTATCATATCCACGAATCACTTGTATAATTTGTTGACCATGACTAAATACTTTCGTTTTTCTCGTTTCTATATATAAAGAAATTATTAGTATATATATGGTAAATGATGtaatcatatttttaatttaatgatattaAGTGTAATTcgcatatttttaaaataaatgagaggtttgaatttaaataatttattaaaaaatattgtaagCTTATAAGTTTTGATGGGTTTGGATAAAATTATATTGATATTGGATTTGAAAGGCTTT
It encodes:
- the LOC140840499 gene encoding LOW QUALITY PROTEIN: lysine histidine transporter 1-like (The sequence of the model RefSeq protein was modified relative to this genomic sequence to represent the inferred CDS: inserted 1 base in 1 codon), yielding MGTEAPADIHNQYSNHVDRRTEEEKAIDAWLPITSSRNAKWWYSAFHNVTAMVGAGVLGLPYAMSNLGWGPGVTVLVISWIVTLYTLWQMVEMHEMVPGKRFDRYHELGQHAFGEKLGLWIVVPQQLIVEVGVDIVYMVTGGKSLKKFHDLVCQDCKDIKLTYFIMIFASAHFVLSHFPNFNSISGVSLAAAVMSLSYSTIAWGAAVDKGKQPDVQYGYKAKSTAGTVLNFFAALGDVAFAYAGHNVVLEIQATIPSTPEKPSKKPMWRGVLVAYIVVALCYXPVALIGYWMYGNKIEDNILISLEKPVWLIAMANMFVVIHVIGSYQVYAMPVFDMIETALVKKLRFRPTWYLRFITRNIYVALTMFVGITFPFFGGLLSFFGGFAFAPTTYFIPCIMWLAIYKPRKFSLSWFTNWICIVLGVVLMIVAPIGGLRQIIIQAKTYKFYS